One Mugil cephalus isolate CIBA_MC_2020 chromosome 17, CIBA_Mcephalus_1.1, whole genome shotgun sequence genomic window, ATATTTCCTGGTGCAACCAAATGCACTTATTACTTTTCcctatatattataaaatatgcTGCCTTTGCTTCCCTTATCTCATAAGTTCTGTGACATTTCCTTTGCTGCCTGGTTTattgcagataaataaaaaataatctaataaatTATGATCCTTAATTGTCCCACAAGCTGCGCCTCTAACCACAACTCCTATGATGAGTATTCAGGTGGTCAAATCTTAATTATTCAATCTGCTTGTTCCTGCTTTATTGCATTTTTAGCCATGACGTCTGCTTCCTCATTTCCCTGTTACACCCACGGGGGTATAACGTGCACATTTCTGTTATTAAGTCTTGTCTTTTATTGCCTGTATAGTTGGTGCTGAATCATTGCATACGACTGCATAACTTGATTTGTAGTCCTCCGCTCAGCTGattacctgaatatactgaatgaccaggttattccatcaacaAATTTGTATATTCTTGGCTACTTTGGTTAAACATTGTCCAAGTGAACGTAAATAATGTTCAAAATCTACAGTTTTCATATTTCttgttaaataaactttaacaaTGAGATTCAggcataaaatgtgtttattttcggATACATCTTAAAATGTAGCATGTGAGATATAATATTGACCAGCAGAAAAATTCACAATTCAAGTAAATCTGAACAGCAGTGAACACATGATGTACATATTTCCAAACACGTTGTGCTTCAATCAACTGGAAACAGCAGTAAAACCAAAAGAGATAAAGAATatgctacaaaaataaacagcaagtTAACAATATTCTGACATTTCATCTTAAAGAAATAGTATCAATGCACTGAGAATAAGTCCAAAATCCAGCAACATCTTCACCACAGTTCACATTTTCTGAGTTTTAAACCTGAAACATCTGGTTTTTAAATAAGCTTTAAAAGTGTCTCAACTCTCAGCAACAATTCATTTCATGCATGTGCAAGTTCCAGGGATCACAGTGAtatgaaacatgtgaaacatttgaaatacaacaacaacaacatcaacaaaatcACGATAAACGATTAAAGTGTAATCATTACTCTGTTGAAATAAATGGAAGCATCAATAAAATGTTCTAAACGTAATTAATAAACACGACTTGATGCTAAAAATTCTCACCTCAAACGGTAGTGACCTCAACAAATGTAGCAGTGCGTCATTTTTACAAAGTGTTTCAGTTTATCGGGTTCAGTTCCCGCACTTTATTCCTCAGGTGCCTCTTACGCATCCTGATAATCCACTGAATAGTGAGTTTGGCAAAATTAGCAGCTTTGAACAGGGCCATAAAGACGCCGCAGAGGATGGCCACAGAGCTCCAGGGGTTTGCAGTCACtatctgtttgaaaaaaaaaaaggaggaataaaTCCCGTTAAACGCTGGTGTTTAGAATGGAAAGTGGTAAAAAAAAGTACTCACCAGTCGGATTTCTTGCATGTAAGGATCTCGCCATTCGAACACGGCGAAGAAGAGCTGGTTGGTTTTCTCTATTCCAGGTCTTTTATCGTTGAATTTCACTACAGCGGACTAGAGGATCCAACACAAATCATGGAATTAAAGCTTTAAGagtcaccacacacactcactggccactttatcaCCAACACAAATAGCTATTAGCCAATCACacggctgcaattcaatgcatttaggcgttgacggctacttccagcaggataatgcaccatgtcacaaagctcatatcatctcaaactggtttctggaacatgacgatgagttcactgtactccaatggcctccacagtcaccacatctcaatccaatatttcacctttgggatgtggtggaacgggagattcacatcgtagatgtgcagccaacaaatctgcagcaactgatgttatcatgtcaatatggaccaaaatctctgaggaatgtttccaaacACCTTGTTTAAAATAAGTATATCATGAAGAATTCAGActgttctgaaggcaaaagggtggccagtgagtgtatatttgaGCCTGTGTACGCTGGCTGAGACATTGATACCTCTTGTCGAAACTCGACAGCTTCGTTGATCTTCCCAGACGTCCTCACCAGAGACATCTTGACCCAGGTTCTGAATCCTCCGGAGAAGGTCCACATGGAGTAATTCCTCTCACAGTCCTTCATGAATTCTGATTTATTTGCACTGGAGATCCAGAAAATCACACATGTTTTTAAACAGAGCCAAAAACCACACAATggtttgacttttaaaagacaaatacagcAGCGATCAGTACGAGCTGTTTGCACGTACCTCTCGATCAAGTCGCTAAACTTGGCAAAAAGCATGTAAGTGATGTCGCTGAAATCCTCCTCAGTCTCGTTTTGACTGAACTGCATGAAGATCAGCTCTTTGTTCCTGACGTCAGACGGGCCTCGGACCACCAGAGCATGTTTCTGCggcacacaaacagagactatgatctgtcttttttttatatatatatatatatatatatggagcgGTATAAGGTTAGTGGTATTATTACAGATTTTACCTGTGTTTGATTTATGAACGGCCCAAAGTACGTCACGTTGACGATCTCACAGTCGCTCTCCTGAGGCTTGCCGGGGTCCACTAATGGAGGGATGTAGTCGTGGTAGTGATGCCTGCAGCTGAGTAGCCGAGCGTTGCCGGGATACAGAGCGATACCTGCTCAAAGGAGGAACAATAATGGATGACAACGTTTGACCAACCACTTGTCACAAAGATCAATATCAGCTCAGTCTGGGTGCACAGGACAATAAATACTCATTACATAACACAGCAAACTTAACACATTAttcctgcttttaaaatgatctAATTAGCAGTAATTTGCATGTTCCTGCACCTTGCTCCAGCTGTTGTTAATGTAAACCCCACACGgttaattattttcaaaatgactTTGTATTTATTCAGCCGTAACTATTTCACTGTGAGGGAAATTAGATTGTAACTTAAAATGAGATGCACCAAACCAAAATCAAAGTACACTACACTGACTGTggtgtgtctggaccaaaaagttgcacctgaacacaccacaaagaccaATAGCCAATGACCAGCTGGCACATTACACCGTAGTTCTACGCCCACGTGAGACGAAATAACTCCTCATACCAGCAGGGGTCAGTAGTCTGTGTCTGTTATTCAAAACgatggaggctaggaagctacaaGAAAATCTAGGAAGTTTTAGAGAGTTGACCTGTCCTGAATCACGCTGATAAGTTGGTAGATATGTTATTAATGCTAGATGAACATGTGGGAGCAAACTAAGAGTTCAGACgaaatgaagatgaaaacatcTGGTCAGAAGATGAAGAACTTATCACAACAATATCTCTTACCAACAATCTTATCTCATTAAAGACGCTCAGGGCTGTAATTAGTGTAATACGTGTAATAAGCTCAACTTTCAGAGCTAAAAGTCCATTTTTGTCCATTGCTTCAAGCTTCAGCTTTTTGTAACTGTGCAGAACCTCACCTCTTCTTCTCCGCTGCAGATCTTTGgctgttttaattcatttatcgCTATAAGCCTTTGTTTGTGTTAACTGTGGCGTCTAGTTTCCGTGTAAAGCTTGGTTTACACTCCTGCAACCGGTCCATGCAGAACCTTTACCACAGGCCTTGAGCACCGGTGTGTCTGCATTGTTTCGCAATTACAACCACTAAATCATTAGTCAGCTGCGTTGAGTTTGCTCACGCTGGAGTTGAAGTTAAGAAATGCTGATCAACAATAACTTTAACTGAAATcacagaagacagagaagacGTTCGTAGGAggattttctgttgttgtctgtgAACAAGGAAATACATTTCGGACCAGTCACAGTTGTGCAGTTGGAGTGCAGCATCCACAGCTACTTACGTCGTACCGACGCCGTAGAAGTGACGTGCAActataaaaaaaaccccaaaatgaCCCTTACCAGGGGGTGAAAACGAGTCCACTTCCTTGTAGGTAACGGACATGACCGGGTGGTTGAGCTTCTCCAAGAACTCCGAGATGGTTTGGTAGGCCAGGAACACCGCCACCGCCGTCAGCAGCAGGTAGATGAAGATGAGCACCACCGTGAAGACGTTTTTCAGACATGCTTTACTGAATCTCATGGGCGGACTGTTCCCCCTGAATTCATCCTCTGCAGCggaaaataagaaatatgaGGGGAAACGCCTCAAACTGCAGCTGAGACAAGAACGAACTgaatatacatgtacatgtttacattaacATGACGCTAAAACCCTATAAACTATACCGCAGCTAGCAGCTTGTTAAAGCTGAGTCCAGTTAAAAAATGTATGAGGTAGTGATTCAGTGACACGCTTCGGTTAAGACTCACTGTCGTACCTTGTGAGATGCTGTCATTGGGCTCTTTGGGCTCCAGCTCTTCAGTGACATCGTCAAAGAAGTTTGGAGACTGCATGATACCTTCATCATCGTCTTCGTCGTCATTAAACTGTGAAGAAAACGTTTATTACATATGAACAggaatcaatgaatgaatgaaaaagacaaGAACTATTTGAAGCAACCTGCAAACTGACATAAATTATCTTCAAATTTAAGAAGAACATGACTGCAAAGACATTTTAACTCATTTATTTCAGTGAcagtaaataatagaaacatcgCGCAGACTCTCTTATCTGGTTTCCGCTAAATTAGTTTCACTACTGGACATTTGTTTGTCCTCAAAAGTGTCAGCAGTTCTTCAGAGACTGAGGTTATTTGCCGCGTCaacaagcaataaaaatgaaagaaaaagatacaAACGAGCTACAAAGACATTTCTGACAGTAAGTCCTGCAGTCACTTTGTCCAAGCACAGCTACAAACAGATATGATAACAACAGCACAGACAGCCAGCAACTACAGCTATGCAATACACAACAGCACCACAACTACCAGCTTCCCCAAACAAGTTCACCAGCTGCATGTTTGTGACAGCTTTGGGTCTGGTTGCAGCAAtgaaaaatgcagaataaacaccagataatgacaaaaaaatgcagaaaactgTTGGAGGAAAACCtgcaaagtgaaataaaacaaccatTAGGAGTCAAATGTCTGCAAAGAAATTTAAACTTATTGATGGTTTATAACAGAAACACCTGACACAACCACAAATGACAACCAGTGGTGTGAGTGTTTCTAAGTGTGACTGCAGCTACAAATAGATGTGAAACAACCTGTACGTCACAAAACAGATGCAACAACTACAGCTATGCAACAAGGTTCTATCATAAATACCTCACAGCACCACAAACTTACTCCAAACTAGTTCACCAACTAGACATTTGTGACACCTTTAAGTGtataaaactgcaaaatgaACAGTTGGAGGGAAACCtacaaagtgaaataaaacaaccacaaagagaaacTGCTTTCTATGGGTCAAGATGCATAAAAGAAATGTTATAAACAGATACACGGAGACATAAAATGAGGACAACAAGGTGTAAAATGTCTGCAAGAACTTATTAATGGTTTATAACAGAAACACCTGACAGCACCAAAATGACAACAGGACCTTTACGAGTATTTCAAAGTATGACTGCAACTCCAAAGAGATGTGATAAAAACCTATAAGCcacaaactgcaaaataaacaacaaacagggACAGAGGCAGAAAACTGTTGGGGGGGAAACATAGAAAGTGACACAAACAACCACTAAGAGGCAACACTAGGAGCCAAATGACCGCAGAGACATTTAAACTAGTTCTATAATTGATGATAAACAACTATAAACTACTGACAGCGCCACTATTGTCTGGTTATGCTTCAACAAGCTCCATTTTACAGCTGACACTAGCAGGAAGGACACATGTATTATTCACTGCTGTCCTCAACTGTCCAGTCACATGATGCCAACTGAACCGGACACTTTGCGGACCCTCCACTCGGCGAGGAAGTCCCCAGACTGCTGCCCTcgcattttcttttaaacaaacattcaagataacacacaccgacacacaaacacgaagcAACTTGTTACTTTACCTCTTGGTATGACCGAGAGCTTTCCTTTCTCCGCATTCCTCCACGCTTCACCTGTAAAAGCTGCCGTAGACTATTTCTGCAAAGTCAGACTTGTTTAATGTTTTGATCTTAAATAAGGCATATTTGAGGAGTTCAGGTTTCCGCTCTGGAGGGATACAAACCACTCACACGCCCGAAGACACATCCCACTAAAATTAAGAGCCACCTACAGGACGAGACCCAATAACAAGAAAAGTTGTTTCCTTTGGTTCATACCTAGTGCTGCATTCAGGTGCTCATAGGAACATTCAGAGTCCCAAACACAGCCGCCACAAACTGAGCtacattcaacattttaaatgattacagcacaatgaaagaaagaaagaaagaaagaaagaaagaaagaaagaaagaaagaaagaaagaaagaaagaaaagcaatggTTCAGTAGAAATCctttcttctaaatgaaatgctaaCTTTACAGAATGCatggttttatattgtaattccattgggataaaaaaaaaagtggtttgaatggaagtcaatggggcatTTTTGACCACAAAGGTGTCTGTACATAAAAAATGCaatcaaataatttttattgctaatctttgACAAATCCAAAACTCTAATCACCACCAAAGCCACATCCACCTGCTGTTTAATTTATGGAATATAATCCCGTTTTGGGATTGGGATTGttttgtgaaacaaaacaaaacaacaacaaaaaaaaacaaacaaacaattaattcTTCATATAATCAGACTGGCATTTACGGGGTTAAAATCCTGTTGAaattttggcagttttgagCAGGTTTGAAGTTGTTAAAGAGATTTGTGTAATAAAATCTgacactaaataataaatacttatgcagtcaattcagttttattgctaatctttgacatattcAAGACTCTAATCACCACTGAAGTCATCTCATCCCCCAACTCTTTATTTcatggaaaagttttttttttgtaacaaataatgaaatatttctaaatattaggcatttaaagggttaaaatcctgaaagttattgaaattttggtagttttgattaaatctgattaaagatattttaagatggttgttttgttttgtttgttttggagggAAATATACTGTTGCTCCAAATAAAAGCAGGAACAAAAAGATTTAATGTGCaaattgtttgtgtttaaatgctTTTCAGATATGTTAACTGATGTGCTTAATATATGAACTTCAGGTAGATGGAGTCAAGCTAAGGTTTTATTCTTGTATTCAATGTTTAAGCTAAGCCAATGACACTAAtatgtcattatttaaaaatttccAACAAATTATAGGTCAAATATATTTACTACatttgaatatgaaaaaaaaatgctttgtcaTTCGGTGAAAACAAGaacataaacaaaaatgcatCATGTAAATTTGAGAACTTTATTTGGGTACAGTCAAGCTAACCGCTTCTTCCTATTGAGTATGGACAAattagctaagctaagctaacaatcTATCAACGGCAACGATCTCCAGTGtgtaatttcatatttaaaccataTCATATATAAACTAAAAACAATCTGCAAGtaagtaaattaaatgtaaatattgagctgctttttaaatgactgaGTCAGTTTTTGTCAGTCAGCAAAAACGGATGGCATTAAAATTTCCTATAGCAACGAATGCATCCTCAAATATTACACACTTTAATAGAAAATTCcttacaaattaaaattttctgACAAATTACAAACCATATACATTAAAAAGcatgacatttacaaaaaaactgtgTCACTGGGAGAAAATAtggacaataaaataattattacgTTAATTTGAAAATTTTAGTTGGGAAGGCATCAGCCAGGCTAAACTGTTGTTTCCAGTGCTaaatgctaaactaagctaataTTTACTAACTATTTGCTGGCTGTAATcttacacagactttaatgacccacaTGGAAATTTACCTGGTCACAGAAGCTCATCTGctcataaaagaaacactcttattaaaaataataataataataataacactggCAAAAGgataaagataaataagatagctaaaacagaaaatagtgTAAGCaacaaatgtacagaattatcttatgaacaaatatacaaaatcaGTCAGGAGTGGGCGAAACAGTGTCCAGGGCGAACCAAACAcataacaatgaaaaaaaaacaatatgacaATAAATACACGATAATAGTTTTATTAAATACCGAAGCATTTTTTTATGACGATTGACTTTTGTGAAATCCTTTCACCAACGGCTGCGTTTAAAATTTCCGACGCTACTGAACGCCTCCTCTGCTACAAGGAAGTGAATGAAAGAGTTTCCGCATCAGCCTCGTCCTAACAACCATCCTACCATGGCAACAGCGCGACTTTCTCtcatatttattgtaatttgcGCGAGTTTAGCCGACGACGAAGTTAAACTAAAGTTCAAACCAGCAACAAAACCCGTGAGATTATTCAccgaggaggagctgaagagatACGACGGTAGCGAGGTAAAGTTTATTTGTAATCcaagttgtgtttttgaggatcagtttgtgtgtttgcattaatTCATCCTGTGTTTTAGGAGGGGCAGCCCATTTACATGGCAATAAAAGGAGTTGTGTTTGATGTCACCAAGGGAAAAGGTAAATAAACCCCAcctgtgttgttttaaaggCTAAAAACCTAAGTATTAAGTGTTAACTGAGACAAAAACATCTTGCAAATCCGCACCTCATTGATTAGATGTTGCATTCAATGTCCTCTCTGTTATTTCAGAGTTTTATGGTAAAGGCGCTCCATACAACGCCCTGGCGGGGAAGGACGCCACTCGGGCTGTGGCCAAGATGTCCCTGAACGCAGCAGACTTAACATCAGATACTGTGAGTTTACTGTGAACATcctcctcacccacccaccGCATTGTCGCGGGTCACTCCCACGGGTGGAGAGCACAGATATATGACACCCTGTTGCAAAACAAGCCGTGCAATCTGAAGTGGGACACACAATTTCACacaagtgcattttttttccccatatatatatatatattttacacacaATAGACTTTTATAGGAAGGACATAATGAACACAAAAGGACATTAAAACAGTTAGGAATTAATTTTACGAGTGTAATAATATTAGAGAGccttatttccatttaaatttcTTGTATCATAGCATTCGTATTAGGTCAGATGTTTACATTCCCTTTTTAACTTGGGTTAAACTTTTTGACTGCCCTTCCACTTCTTCTTGCAGTAACTAGTATGGATCTTAGTTCATTCCTCCTCACAGAACTGGTGAAATTTTAAAGGCCTCCTTGCTTGTACATGCATTTTCTGTTCAGTCCTGCAGCAAAGCAGCTACgcaacatgatgctgccaccgccGTGCTGCTTCACAGTTGAGATGGTATTCCTTAGATTGCAGGTTTCGCCCTTTTTTCCCCAGACAACGTTCATTATCGTTAAAATACAGTCCTTTTTCCAGTCTTAAGACAGGAGAGACCTTTGTCCCCACGTGCAGCTCAAGACCTTCCTCACTGGGTAACCTTCTaagttgtgttgatgttgtgtaATATGATGACTCGTTTTACTGTGGATACAGATATTTTTGTACcagtttcctcctctgtcttaaCAAGGACTTTTGCGTTTGTTCTGCGATGGATGTTCATGGTCACCTCTTAGATACAGGGTGTGTCTCCTTGTGAAGTACAAACGAATGTGGTACCTTACCAGATAAGATAATCTCTCATTTATCACACAGTGGAAACTCCTTCCAAGGATGAATCAGACTTATGGAggttaattttatttgttttttttttaggcaaaCTCAACCGAGTATATTTGATCTTCTGACCCACTGGAATTGTAATATAAGAAAATATGAGTGAGATCATTTTTCCGTAAACAATTGTTGGAAAAACGAGTCGGGTCGAATTTGTTTacacaaaatctgttttaatGACGTCAGTTTATTTAATCTTCCAGTTTCAACGGTGCATAGCCCTAAAATGTCAGGCTAATATCGCACGATTTCAAAGTTTCAGACAATTAATGAGTTAAAAGAATATTTCATAcgtccaacaacaacaaggatTCATAGCGTGATAGTTTTAGAGCTTTAGAGGAGATGAAAGATGGAtagagtccagtttccagcctataagctaataataatataatccttttttatttacaacattATAAAGTgcttaaaaaatacataaaacaggCAACAGActtattaaacaataaaaaaaaatacaattaaaatctCAGTTAAAGTTGAGCTAAGAACACAAtagctgcatgtaaacacaatgaTACAAGATGTAAAAGATGTTGTAGGAGATATTTTACTCTAAAAGTCATTCATGTACCTTTCAGGAAAATAAAGATGTGTTGATAACTGACTCTTTGTTCGTGTTGACTCTGTTTTTGATGCTCAGACGGGCCTGACTGAACAGCAGCTCCAGTCTCTGGACAGCGTATTTGAAGGCACATACAAAACTAAGTATCCCATCGTGGGCTACACTGCGTCAAGAATCCTCAACCAGGATGGAAGTCCCAACGAAGACTTCAAACCAGAGGACCAGCCTCAGTTTCAGCTCAAAGATGAGTTTTAGACTTGTGTATTTTCTTCTGAATCAAGGTTTTCTGTGAATGTAGCGATTTTTAGACAAATCTCCTGTTTTAAATCATGATCAAAGAGTTTGCAAGAGGAGAACAAAACcgttttttacttgaaatgaaGATTTACTGTTCATAGACGTAAAGAAACCACTTTATCTTTCAGGAAATATTAAGTAGATTTACCAGGAACAAAGCGAGTGTTTCAGCTCACTCACTTTTAAAATTTCTATGCATGTTAGATTATGTTGTAGTGGCgcaaagaaatgtgaaaagatTCATAGAAAAGCATCCGTCCTTTCTCATTCTGGTCAATTATTGCCTCGGTCTGTGGAAAACTGTGACTCATACGTGAcgaaaaactgaagaaagagCAAATAAATGCACACGAAAATGCTTTAAACTCATTATAAGTGAAGAAATACAGTGATTATCATCACATTTCCTTTCACTTCCTCCACAAAGAAACAGGGTTGTTTAGCTTTCCAACATgtgaacaaatataaaaacaagcaaatgaaTCTGGTAACACTAATGTTGCAGCAATTGTTGGCAATCATTGCCACAAATCTGTCACTTAAATCAGACACCAACAGGCAAATAAACACCTAAACCTTATAAGTGCTGAAAAAAAGGATAGTTGTCAGTTTTTTGTAAAAGTTTTCATAAGTAATTCATTGACTGCGGTCGATACATTCATGATTACAGAACAAATAGGATTAATTTGACCATATATTTCACGTTAACAACGGCTAAACATTAGCTTATGTGAAGCTCAGGTTTATTATATGTGGTTTCAGAGGTGAAGTGAGGTTAAAACTGCCAGAAACGAGACTGGATTTTAGTTATAGCTGCGACAGCGATCGATTGATGAATGAAGTCAAACATTAACGAGAAGAAAATGCCTTGGAAAGACTTGGAGATGTGACAAATGTTCAGTTCTTCTTCCTGTAATGTGTCGGACAAGCAGTCGAAAAATACTTGTTTACTGATAAATCACATCTCATAACATGATTTACTTGTCTTTGTACGTGTCCTGAGCCTTATTCTGTACAGCACCTTTATTGACTGTTGTCACATTAAAGgtactttataaataaaagattcaTTTGCGATTGtttcaactgtttacatgttgtAACAAATAGAATaattatgaaaaagaaaactgtaaatCTGCTGCTCTGTAAATGTTTACAAGATCAGAATTGTTCCATTTGATTTCAACTTGATTTTTGTACTAAATAAACTCTCTGAGTCCTCTACTTCGAATCGGcctgttttttttagcttccaAAGAGACAACACAAATAGCCCCTCCTGCCCTACATAGCCTCATGTGCTTCGATCAAAGGTCGCAGGCGTCCAGGTGCTGAGGCAGGTGATTGTCTTTGGGTGGAGCTGCCGCGTCTCTGCCAGCGCCGGGTGTCCACGGCCGAAAGGCGAATCTCTCCGCTCTGTGCGATAGCCACCAGGTCGAAACCTCCCACGTCACCGCCGAGCCGAGTTCAAAGGACACAAGCCCTGCCCTTGAGTGAGCCAGCGAGAGCCGAGCTGCTTTCTTTATCAGGTGGGGGTTCTGCTGGGAGTCGGCCACTGCAGCCTCAGTCAGCCTGGGAAACACTTTCTTCTGCTGGAGCTCGTCCGCCAACCAGAGCCAAGATGCCCAAGACGGTAAGAGCCCTTTAAAACCCTTCATTTAAACGTTTATAAGTGTATTAAATATATtctcattttgaacattttatttttctgcgtTCAggagttttattgttttaatttttcttttactaagAGGCAGGAATCCTACTTTGCATTTACTCATTAACCAGTGTAGAGTTTGACCCATGCTACACACATTCctgacagaaaaaggaaaaaaaaaaaaagtgatttttcaCAGTTGCAGTCGAGATGCGTGTTGTAAAAATGACTTTTAGAGACTCGAGTGATTTCTGTGAACTCATGACTGGACGCTTTAACTCTTTtattctccccctcctcctcttttttttttttttttatcggtaATCAGTCTCAAACAAAGAAACTCTTATGAAGTCCTGAATCAGTTAGATTCGTACGTTCTCAGCATCAGTTTGCAGAAAAAGGCTGATAAGAAAAAGGTTACGACAGCAGCTCTGCTCTTATATCTCCAAGGAGAAAAAACCCTCCCGGGAGGTTATGCTGACAAACTCAAAAAGCTCATTTCTGACTTTGACTTGAATCCGAACAGTTAAACGTGAATTTGAGATGTTTCTTGGTAGGTTAGGGGGTCACGCACTGATTGACAAGTAATGCATGACTGTGTCCTCCCCGGTCAATGATTTGAGAGCAGCTGCAGTGGGATGTCGGGGAGGGGGGTTGAGATCTCTCACATGTGATGGTGGAAATGATTGAGAAACATGGCCGACGTTTCATAAATGGATGTTCCAGTTTCTGCTGCCAAAGTTTGAGATGGTTTATCTTTATGACACCACAGGGTGTGCACTTGTAtaacttcataaaaaaaaaaaaaaaattgtgtaacTTCTTCCCATC contains:
- the nenf gene encoding neudesin, which gives rise to MATARLSLIFIVICASLADDEVKLKFKPATKPVRLFTEEELKRYDGSEEGQPIYMAIKGVVFDVTKGKEFYGKGAPYNALAGKDATRAVAKMSLNAADLTSDTTGLTEQQLQSLDSVFEGTYKTKYPIVGYTASRILNQDGSPNEDFKPEDQPQFQLKDEF
- the pacc1 gene encoding proton-activated chloride channel gives rise to the protein MRRKESSRSYQEFNDDEDDDEGIMQSPNFFDDVTEELEPKEPNDSISQEDEFRGNSPPMRFSKACLKNVFTVVLIFIYLLLTAVAVFLAYQTISEFLEKLNHPVMSVTYKEVDSFSPPGIALYPGNARLLSCRHHYHDYIPPLVDPGKPQESDCEIVNVTYFGPFINQTQKHALVVRGPSDVRNKELIFMQFSQNETEEDFSDITYMLFAKFSDLIESANKSEFMKDCERNYSMWTFSGGFRTWVKMSLVRTSGKINEAVEFRQESAVVKFNDKRPGIEKTNQLFFAVFEWRDPYMQEIRLIVTANPWSSVAILCGVFMALFKAANFAKLTIQWIIRMRKRHLRNKVRELNPIN